The genomic segment TTTTTGCGCTTGGCGGAGCGCGCGTCGGCATGCCTCGCATTTTCCTCTGACGCACCAGAACCAACAGCACTAGACTCCTGTTCCGGCGCGGCATCCACCACATCTCTCTCTTCGTCGTCGAAGTCGCTATGGCTATGGCTATGGCTATGGCTATGGCTATGGCTATGGCTATGGCTATGGCTATGCATGTTGTAGATCTGCTTCAAATCCGCAGCCTCACCGCCTGCGATCAGCGCAGCGCTGACTGTGCAGATCACATGGCTGATTTTTTCCTGGTCGCTCTTGCTCAAACCCTTGGCAGAATAAACGGCGTCAAGGGTGCGCACCAGTTTTGCCCGCAATCCGTTGTAGCTGCGAATCAGCGGTTGAAACTGGCTGACATACTGTTTTTGGTGCTGCAGAATCATCTCCTGCCATGCCGTCAGCTGTTGGCGCTCGGTCTCTATTTTCCTGATCAGGTCGTTGAATATTTTCTGGCCTTGCGACAGACTGGCTCGTCCAACCTGTTCGACAACATTGAGCGCCTTGGTGTCTGTTTTTTTCATTGCTTGATGTTTTTTGTCGTGTGATTTTTCAAATGAAAAAATGGCGTATGGGGTGATTATAAATTGCCGTTGGCCGACGCCGTCCAATACGATACCGGCCGGCCGCAGCAGAAACCGGTCAAGGAGCGTATGATCTTGTGTTCGCAATAAGCATTTGCCTCGTACCCCCGATTCTCGTTTCCAATGCCCCGTTCCACCAACCGGCGACTCCGCCGATAAACAACAATATGGCTATCCATTCCGCCTCCGCGCATTCGAGCGACCAGGTCTTACCCTTCCGTGAATCATTACTTGCCATGCTCGGTATTGCTTTCGTGGTGATGCTGGTGGCGCTCGATTCCACCGTGGTCGGCACCGCGCTCCCAACGATCGTTGCCGAACTAAAAGGTTTCGAATTGTACGCCTGGGTCGCAACTTCTTATTTGCTCACCTCGGTGATCACAGTGCCGATTTTCGGCCGGCTGGGCGACTTCTACGGCCGCAAGCCATTCGTACTTGTTTCAATCATCCTGTTCACCGGCGCTTCCATCCTGTGCGGCATGGCCGACAGCATGCTGTGGCTGGTGATCGCCCGCGGCTTGCAGGGTATCGGCGGTGGCATGCTGGTCGGCACCGCCTTTGCCTGTATCCCGGACCTGTTCCCCGGCGCCCACGTGCGCCTGCGCTGGCAGGTCATGATGAGCACCGCGTTCGGCATCGCCACCGCGGTCGGACCTTCCCTGGGCGGATTCCTGACGCAATACTGGGGCTGGCGCTGGGTGTTCTATGTCAATCTGCCGGTCGGCGTGCTTTCCTTGTTCTTCGTCTATAAATATCTTCCGCATCTGCGCCACACGCATCCGGACACCAAGATCCGTCTTGACTGGCCAGGTGCGTTGCTGATTACGGCTTCGCTGGGATGCCTGCAACTGTTTGTTGAAATGTTGCCTAAGCATGGCTTGTCGCTTGGCATGCTGGGTTTGCTGGCGGCCAGCATCGTCAGCTTCGTCGCGCTGTGGAAATGGGAACATCACACACCGCAGCCGATCCTGCCTTTCGACCTGCTGCTCGATCCAAAATTGTCGACCTTGTTCCTGCTCTCGGTGCTGAGCGGATTCTCGATGTTTTCGCTGATGTTTTATGCGCCTCTGTTGTATCAGGGCGGTTTCGGCCTGTCGCCGCAGGAAGCCGGCCTGCTGATCACGCCGCTGGTGGCTTGCATCATGATCGGCAGCATTTCCAATGGCCGCATCATCCCCAGACTCAAGAATCCGAATGTGATGCTGTATATCGGCTTCACCCTGCTTGCGCTGTCCTGTCTTGGCGTAGTGATTTCGAATCGCTGGACTTCGCATGGCGTGATTGCCGGCTTCATGCTGATCGGTGGCCTGGGGCTCGGCTTCATCCTGCCTAACCTGACCATCTTCATTCAGCAGGAAGCTGGCCGCGAACATCTCGGCATCGCAACGGCGCTGATGCAATCCTTGCGCATGATCGGCAGCATGCTAGGCACCGCCATTATCGGCACCCTGATCAATCATCTGTATGCAGGCAGCGTGCGGCAAGCGCTGGCTGAACAGAAAGCCGATAGCTGGTATTCCAGTTTTTCCGACCCGCAAATCCTCATCAGCCACGAGACCCAGACTACCGTGCTGGCGCAGCTGGCCAGCGCCGGCCATCAAGGCCAGCTGTTGCTGGAAGCTGCGCGTGAAGCGTTGATAGGTTCGATCCACATGGGTGTGGGACTGGCAGTTGTGGTTACCGGGATTGCATTGTGGCTGGTCAGCAAAGTGCCGCTCATTACCCTGCGCATCAAACCAGAACCCGGTGTAGTCGCCGAATAGACAAACGCTATTGTCATCACAGATGCGGTCCGGACGTAGCCAGCCCGGCCTGAAATTCCACTCGAAAAGTACCTAACAAAGCGTTACATCTCACACGATCTGGAAGCACCTGTATCTGCTTTCCGGTGGCATTCTGAAGTCCTGGCAACTCACTCTGCAAGGACGGACAAAATGAAAAAGCTCATTACCACGCTGGTGCTCGGCACCATCCTCAGCACCATGCTCAGCGGCTGTATCGTGGCGCCTATCGGCCCCGGTTATTACCACCCGCACTACTACCATCCGTATGACCGTTATTAAGTCGTGATGGATTTAACCGGTCAGTGCAACGCTTAGCCAATACGAGTGCATCGATATAATTGCCTAACGGAAAATCTACAAACTAGCCAGATGTAGATTTTCGTTCGAATACGTTGCCACACGAAAATAAGCATGAAGCCCTTATGAAATTAATCCACAAACTCGTGCTTTCGCTGCTGCTGGTTCCCGCAGTGCTGCCGCTTGCCGCGCAAGCTGACGAACCTGGCCATCACGGCGCCTATTTGCACGCGCTGGCCGATTTGCATGCGGCGCGCTGGTTGATTGACCATCGTCCTGGCGACAACTGGGTCATGGGCCGCAACGAACAGATAGCCTTGTCGGAAATCGATGCCGCCACGCGTGAAATCAGGCAACTGGGCGTGGATGTCGGCAAGGATGTTTATCAGCAAGAGCGGCCGGATGCGCGCCTGGATCGCGGTGGCCGCCTGCATGATGCGATCGCTGCGCTGGAACGCGCACGCAGCGACGTTGCACAACGTGAAGACGACCCGCGTGTATTCGGCTTGCAACAGCATGCCATGCATCGGATCGAAGCAGCTAAGCATGCCACCGAAGACGCGATACGCGACGCTGGTTATTGAGCCCGGAACAACGCGCGGAATAAAAAAGGGGCAACGGTCGACGTTGCCCCTTTTTATTTTTACCGGTTGTCTTACAGCTCGTACATATCCTTCTCGCCATTCATCACCTGCTCGATCAGCTTGCGGTTCATGGTCGGCGCCAGCAGTTCGATGAAGGTATACACATAGCTGCGCAGATAGGCGCCCTGCTTGACTGCGGCGCGCGATATATTGGTGCCGAACAAATGACCGACAGGTATCGAACGCAAACCGCTATCCCGTTCAGCATCGAACGCCATGCCGGCAATGATACCCACGCCCATGCCAAGCTCGACATAGGTCTTGATGACATCGGCATCGATCGCTTCCAGCAACACATCCGGCTTCAGGTTACGCAGCGAGAACGCGTGGTCGATCTTGGTACGGCCGGTGAAGGCGCTATCGTAGGTAATCAAAGGGAAAGCGGCTATTTCTTCCAGCGTGATCGCTTTCGATTGCAGCAAGGGGTGATCCGGCGGCACCACCACCACATGCTCCCATTGATAACATGGCAAGGTCACCAGGCCATCGGCATTGACGATGGCCTCGGTCGCCAGCGCCAGATCGGCCTGGTCGTTGCGCACCATGTCGGCTACCTGCCTGGGATTTCCCTGTAGCAACGACAAGCGCACCTTGGGAAATTTCAGCGTGAAAGCTTGCACCACTTTCGGCAAGGCATAACGCGCCTGCGTATGTGTCGTGGCAATCGTAAAGCTTCCACTATCATGTGCGGCGTATTCGTTACCGATACGCTTGAGGCCATCGATTTCCTGCATGATCAGCTCAACCGACTTCAGTACTGCCCGTCCCGGCTCGGTCAGGCCGCGTATCCGTTTTCCATGGCGTGTAAAAATATCAACGCCAAGTTCTTCCTCCAGCTCGATAATCGCCTTGGAAACGCCCGGCTGCGAGGTATACAACGCCTTGGCCGCCTCAGTCAGGTTGTAATTCTGGCGCACCGCCTCACGGACGAAGCGGAACTGATGGAGATTCATAAGTTTCCTTAGTTTTTCTTTGTATAAGAATCAGTCCAGCACAGTCGGATGATGTTATTAAAAACACATCCAAACCTGGCCGCTACCCACCCCAAACTGCTTGATACCACATGCAAAGTCCCCACCGACAGCTAGCGCGTTTGCTGTATTTACATATATCAAATACGCATATAAGCAAATAAATAGTCTGTAGTTGGAGATATATGTGAAGTTTATTACGATTCGAGGTGTTTAGTACGAGGTGATATGACTGTTTCTTATGTAGTGAGCGGTTTTGCCGTCGGATTGTTGGTGGGATTGACTGGTGTCGGCGGCGGCTCGCTGATGACGCCTTTGCTCACTCTGCTGTTTGGCATCCATCCAAGTGTGGCCGTAGGCACCGACCTGGCGTTTGCATCAGTGACCAAGGTCGCCGGTACGGTTGCGCACCGCTCCAAGGGAACAGTACGCTGGGACATCGTCAAATTGCTGTCGCTGGGCGCTTTGCCTGCAGCGATCGCCACAGCATTGACCCTCAAATATTTAGGCGGAATCAGCGCAGAAATCGGGCAGATCATCCGTTACTCGATCGCGATTTCCGTGCTGCTGACTGTGATTGCGCTGCTATTCAAGGGTAAGCTCCAATTGTGGCTGAACGCCCATCCGGAAAAGCAGCTGCAAGGCAAGAACCTGACTATCGCCACGGTTGTTGCGGGAATCGTGCTCGGCGCGCTGGTAACCATGTCGTCGATCGGCGCCGGCGCGGTCGGCGCCACCATTCTGGTCCTGTTGTATCCGCGCCTGTCGCCGGCTGAAGTTGCGGGAACCGATATTGCCTATGCAGTGCCGCTGACCGCCATCGCCGCGCTCGGCCACTGGTGGCTGGGATCGATCGACTGGAGCCTGTTGGGCTCGCTGCTGCTCGGCTCGGTGCCGGGGATCACGCTGGGCTCGCTGGCCGCGCGCGCAGTGCCTGAAAAATTCTTGCGCGGCCTGCTGGCGATAACGCTGACCAGCGTCGCAGTAAAACTGATTTACTAAATGTATCGAAGGAGTTGCTTCGGCAGCTCCCGCACCTGTTTTTAACGTGTATTAGGACTTACGCAAAATTTCGTCAACAAGGCATGCCGACGAAGATAGTACGAAGGTACAGCCAGGAGGCATAACGCCGCTGGCGGAATTTTGCGTAAATCCTACGTATAAAGGCGTGGCGCCGTTAGCCACAACCCATAAGGAAGACAAAGATGTATCGTTACGATCAATACGATCACCAGATAGTCAAGGAACGGGTCGCCCAGTACCGCGACCAGGTACGCCGCCGTTTGGCGGATGAATTGACGGAAGAAGAATTCCTGCCGCTGCGCTTGCAGAACGGCCTGTACATGCAGCGTCACGCTTACATGCTGCGCGTCGCCGTGCCTTACGGCATGCTGTCGTCGGCGCAAGTGCGCATGTTCGGGCATATTGCCCGCACCTATGATCGCGGCTACGGCCACTTCACCACGCGCCAGAACATCCAGTTCAACTGGATCAACCTGGAGCAGTCGCCGGACATCCTGGCAGAACTGGCGACGGTGGAAATGCATGCGATCCAGACCTCCGGCAATTGCATCCGCAATACGACTTCCGACGAGCTGGCCGGCGTTGCCGCTGACGAAATAATCGATCCGCGTCCCTACGCTGAAATCATCCGCGAATGGAGCACTTTCCACCCCGAGTTCGCCTATCTGCCACGTAAATTCAAGATCGCTATCAGCGGTTCGGAACAAGACCGCGCCGCTACTGCGGTACATGACATCGGCCTGCATGTGGTAAAGAATGCGCAAGGCGAAGTCGGCTTCCGTTTCCTGGTTGGCGGCGGCATGGGTCGTACGCCCATCATCGGCAGCGTGATCCGTGAATTCCTGCCTTGGCAACATGCCCTGACATATCTCGAAGCGATCCTGCGCGTCTATAACCAATACGGCCGCCGCGACAACAAGTACAAGGCCCGCATCAAGATCCTGGTGAAAGCGCTCGGCGCGGAAGAGTTCGGCCGCCAGGTCGAAGCCGAATGGGCGGAGATCAAGGATGGTCCGGCGACATTGACCGTGGAAGAATTGCAGCGGATTGCGCAATACTTCGTGCCGCCGCCTTACGCAACGCTGCCAGCAAGCGATGCCGGATTCGAAGCGCATAAAGCGGACAACAAGGCGTTCGCCAACTGGCTCCTGCGCAATGTCAAAGCGCACAAAGTAAGCGGCTATGCTGCGGTTATTTTGTCGGTCAAGAAAACCGGTGTCCCGCCTGGAGACATTACCGCCGCACAATTGGATTTCGTCGCCGACCTGGCTGACCAGTACAGTTTCGGCGAAGTGCG from the Collimonas arenae genome contains:
- a CDS encoding J domain-containing protein, with translation MKKTDTKALNVVEQVGRASLSQGQKIFNDLIRKIETERQQLTAWQEMILQHQKQYVSQFQPLIRSYNGLRAKLVRTLDAVYSAKGLSKSDQEKISHVICTVSAALIAGGEAADLKQIYNMHSHSHSHSHSHSHSHSHSHSDFDDEERDVVDAAPEQESSAVGSGASEENARHADARSAKRKKSAKAAAREAAQEEEKKNVSQSIREVYRKLASALHPDREPDTLERERKTVLMQRVNIAYDKKDLLGLLELQLEIEQIDQRKINSLSEERLKHYNKVLTEQLTELREEIAGVEADFRMRFHFSAKEALSPALAMRYLKNDIREMQQHINALKGELLAFDDVKNIRIWLKNYRI
- a CDS encoding MDR family MFS transporter is translated as MAIHSASAHSSDQVLPFRESLLAMLGIAFVVMLVALDSTVVGTALPTIVAELKGFELYAWVATSYLLTSVITVPIFGRLGDFYGRKPFVLVSIILFTGASILCGMADSMLWLVIARGLQGIGGGMLVGTAFACIPDLFPGAHVRLRWQVMMSTAFGIATAVGPSLGGFLTQYWGWRWVFYVNLPVGVLSLFFVYKYLPHLRHTHPDTKIRLDWPGALLITASLGCLQLFVEMLPKHGLSLGMLGLLAASIVSFVALWKWEHHTPQPILPFDLLLDPKLSTLFLLSVLSGFSMFSLMFYAPLLYQGGFGLSPQEAGLLITPLVACIMIGSISNGRIIPRLKNPNVMLYIGFTLLALSCLGVVISNRWTSHGVIAGFMLIGGLGLGFILPNLTIFIQQEAGREHLGIATALMQSLRMIGSMLGTAIIGTLINHLYAGSVRQALAEQKADSWYSSFSDPQILISHETQTTVLAQLASAGHQGQLLLEAAREALIGSIHMGVGLAVVVTGIALWLVSKVPLITLRIKPEPGVVAE
- a CDS encoding CysB family HTH-type transcriptional regulator, producing MNLHQFRFVREAVRQNYNLTEAAKALYTSQPGVSKAIIELEEELGVDIFTRHGKRIRGLTEPGRAVLKSVELIMQEIDGLKRIGNEYAAHDSGSFTIATTHTQARYALPKVVQAFTLKFPKVRLSLLQGNPRQVADMVRNDQADLALATEAIVNADGLVTLPCYQWEHVVVVPPDHPLLQSKAITLEEIAAFPLITYDSAFTGRTKIDHAFSLRNLKPDVLLEAIDADVIKTYVELGMGVGIIAGMAFDAERDSGLRSIPVGHLFGTNISRAAVKQGAYLRSYVYTFIELLAPTMNRKLIEQVMNGEKDMYEL
- a CDS encoding sulfite exporter TauE/SafE family protein is translated as MTVSYVVSGFAVGLLVGLTGVGGGSLMTPLLTLLFGIHPSVAVGTDLAFASVTKVAGTVAHRSKGTVRWDIVKLLSLGALPAAIATALTLKYLGGISAEIGQIIRYSIAISVLLTVIALLFKGKLQLWLNAHPEKQLQGKNLTIATVVAGIVLGALVTMSSIGAGAVGATILVLLYPRLSPAEVAGTDIAYAVPLTAIAALGHWWLGSIDWSLLGSLLLGSVPGITLGSLAARAVPEKFLRGLLAITLTSVAVKLIY
- a CDS encoding nitrite/sulfite reductase codes for the protein MYRYDQYDHQIVKERVAQYRDQVRRRLADELTEEEFLPLRLQNGLYMQRHAYMLRVAVPYGMLSSAQVRMFGHIARTYDRGYGHFTTRQNIQFNWINLEQSPDILAELATVEMHAIQTSGNCIRNTTSDELAGVAADEIIDPRPYAEIIREWSTFHPEFAYLPRKFKIAISGSEQDRAATAVHDIGLHVVKNAQGEVGFRFLVGGGMGRTPIIGSVIREFLPWQHALTYLEAILRVYNQYGRRDNKYKARIKILVKALGAEEFGRQVEAEWAEIKDGPATLTVEELQRIAQYFVPPPYATLPASDAGFEAHKADNKAFANWLLRNVKAHKVSGYAAVILSVKKTGVPPGDITAAQLDFVADLADQYSFGEVRITHEQNLVLADVKLSDLFTVWQAVKAQGLATPNIGLLTDIICCPGGDFCSLANAKSIPIAQAIAEKFDNLDFQHDIGEIELNISGCINACGHHHVGNIGILGVDKDGSEWYQVSIGGAQGNNTSIGKIIGPSFSSQQMPVVIERLLDVYVKQRTEEELFIDTVQRLGIAPFKEYVYASPIPTGHTHGEDACV